The genomic segment AAAGCTGGTCAACCAACTGCTATCAGCCATTACATCATCCTATAATTAATAAAGAGCCACCGTCTCCAATGGCTCTGGTCCTGTTAATTTATTTTTTTTACAGCTTATTACAGCTTAGCCGCGACTTTTTTCGCTGCTTCATCACTTAGCCATGCCTTCCAAACTTGAGGATAAGTTTCAAAGAAATAGAACATGGTGTCTTCTGCATCCGCTTGCTCATTTTCCATCCAAGCTAGAAGCTTGTTAAGGTCAGCATTACTGATACCTCGTTTGCCCAGATAATCCATTGCAACCGGGTGGCTGTTAGCAAACTCGGTAGCAACGATGGTGCTTACTGGCGATTTAGGGAACATCGTCGGTTTTGGTTCTTCACAAGTGTCTGTCGCAACACATTCCAAGAAATGTTCTTCATCAACACCAGTACCAAAATCGACTTTAACCATGTCGTACTTGCCTAAGATAGCCGTCGGTGCCCAGTAGTAACCAAACCAACCCTCTTCGCGTGCATAAGCTTTAGCGATAGAGCCGGACAAGCCTGCACCTGAACCAGAATCGACAACTTCAAAACCGGCATCTTCTAGCTTAAGCGCCTTAAATAAGTTACCGCCTGAGATCTGACAACCCCAACCTGCAGGACAACCATAGAATGCGCCTAAAGAAGGATCTTCTGGGTGCTTAAACAGTTCAGGGTGTTTTTTCACCCCTTCAATCGTGCTTAGCTCAGGGTATTTTTCTACCATATAGGCTGGAACCCAAAAGCCCTCTTCACCACCATCAATCAATGACTCACCCGCATTGACAAGTCTGCCCTCTTTTAGACCCATATCTATCGCTTCTTTAACCGCATTGGTCCAAAGCTCAGGGGCAATGTCTGGCTGACCCTTCTCAACCATAGAGGTAGTCGTCGGCATCGTGTCGCCTGGAACGAGTTCGGCATCACAATCATAGGCGTGCTCAAGAATAAACTTGTCGATATTGGCGAGGAGACTGGCAGAGTTCCAGTTCATGTCGGCGATAGTGACAGTGCCACACTCACTAGCGTTGGCGCTGACACTCGTTACTAGTGCTAACGCAGCTAACTTCCATTTCATAATAAGTCCTTATAAACAACTATTTTCTATCAAGAATCCTATTTAGGATATAGAACAAATCGTTCGAACTCAAATGATTATTAACTTCTGACATCTGTAGCGGATGAAATAATGTGAAAAAATGTATAAATTAACCAAGCAAATATAAACCATAACTTATTGTATTTGCTAGCAAAAACACAAATAGAACGATGTGTTAATTATTTGATTGCAAACATTACGCTTATTATCAATATGGATAATAGTTTCAACTCTATCCTTTTGATTGATTGTGTTTTGTTTTGACCAAAAAAAACGCAGCCAATTTGGCTGCGTCTTCTGCATAGTCGAATAGTCGAATAGTCGAGGTGAAGTGACTGATCTATTTACTGGGTTCAGCGGGGGCGGTAATACTACCTAGCTCCAATACGGGCGCTACATCGTAGCTTTCAGCATTCATCATACTGGCAATGCGCTGTACGGAAGAGAGTAAAAGGGTTTGTTCCCACTCTTCAAGATTCTGAAACTTATTGATGAAGTGGTCTTGCAACGGCATAGGCGCAGCCATCAATGTCTGATGACCTTTCTCAGTAAGAACTGCATGCACTTTACGTTTATCCATCGTGCTTCTTACTCGCTCAATCAAGCCATTACGCTCTAATCTATCAAGTATCGTCGTTGCCGTGGCTGGGCTCATATTGGTGTGATTAGACAGTTGGCGAATAGTCACTTCACCTAACTCTTTAATCGAGCGCATTAATATCAACTGAGGGCCGGTCAAACCCGCTTCCTTACTCAGTTTTTTCGAGTGCAAATCTATTGCGCGAATTATCTGTCGCAACGAGACCAGAACATCCTCATGTCTTTCCAATGAGTTTACTCCACATCACTTGTTCACCGCGCAGCTTTTCAAGAGCGCAACGAGTTAATCACTATATCTTAAGCGTAGTCTACGCTATCCATCCCGTTTTCTCGGGAGGGTCGACGTTAACCGACTTTAAGATTAATGCAAAGTAATAAATACAGATACGAGAGATTGATAACTTCTTCAGCCATCGCTTTGTTTATTTTGATAAGAAATACCTATTGAATTGAGAGATTCAATCGAATTAACATAAATGCAATTGAGAACTATTATTAACTCAACCAAACAAAAGGAGAACATCATGAAAAAGACAATTAGCTTTGCAGCCGTCCATTTTACTATC from the Vibrio hippocampi genome contains:
- a CDS encoding ABC transporter substrate-binding protein, encoding MKWKLAALALVTSVSANASECGTVTIADMNWNSASLLANIDKFILEHAYDCDAELVPGDTMPTTTSMVEKGQPDIAPELWTNAVKEAIDMGLKEGRLVNAGESLIDGGEEGFWVPAYMVEKYPELSTIEGVKKHPELFKHPEDPSLGAFYGCPAGWGCQISGGNLFKALKLEDAGFEVVDSGSGAGLSGSIAKAYAREEGWFGYYWAPTAILGKYDMVKVDFGTGVDEEHFLECVATDTCEEPKPTMFPKSPVSTIVATEFANSHPVAMDYLGKRGISNADLNKLLAWMENEQADAEDTMFYFFETYPQVWKAWLSDEAAKKVAAKL
- a CDS encoding MarR family winged helix-turn-helix transcriptional regulator — protein: MERHEDVLVSLRQIIRAIDLHSKKLSKEAGLTGPQLILMRSIKELGEVTIRQLSNHTNMSPATATTILDRLERNGLIERVRSTMDKRKVHAVLTEKGHQTLMAAPMPLQDHFINKFQNLEEWEQTLLLSSVQRIASMMNAESYDVAPVLELGSITAPAEPSK